The Candidatus Desulfofervidus auxilii sequence ATATGAAGAATTTGTTCAGCGGGTAATGGGAGATGGTGTGCTTTATTTAAGAGGAAAGGTTTCTAAAGTATTTCGCCATAATGAAAAAATGGTTGTTTTAGGAGTAGACACTTTAAGTGGTAAGACTGTAGAAGTAGAAACTGATTTAGTTGTACTTGCCCCAGCCATTATACCTAGTAAAGGAGCGCAAGAATTGGCTAAAATGCTTAAAATCCCTGTAGATGAATTTGGATTTTTTAGTGAAATTCATCCCAAATTAAGACCAGTTGAAACTACCAGTCCTGGCATTTATTTAGCAGGAGCTGCACAATCACCAAAAGATATTTCTGAGACTGTAGCTCAAGCAAGTGCTGCTGCAAGCAAAGTTTTATCTCTTCTTTCACAAAAAGAAGCCACTTTAGAACCCATTGTTGCATATGTGGATAAAGAGATTTGTAAAGGATGTGGTTTGTGTCGAAGAGTTTGCCCATTTAAAGCTATTACTATTGTAAGGGAAGATAAAAAGAGATATGCAAAGGTAGAACCAGCTATTTGTCAAGGTTGTGGCTGTTGTATGGCTATTTGTGAAGAAAATGCTATAAATGTAGCTGGCTTTACATATCAACAACTTTCTGCTCAAGTTAGGGCATTATTAGAGGATAAATATGAAGTTAGCAAGAAAACCGCTGAATTTAGAAAAATTTAAGATACCTAGAGGTAAAATTACTATTTTTCCCGAAAGATGTAAAGGATGCAGTTTGTGTATTGAGTATTGTCCAAATGAGGTTTTGGAATTTTCAGAGGATTTTAATGAAAAAGGTTATCATTATCCTGTTATTAAACCAGGGAAAGAAAAAGAATGTATTTTTTGCCAATTTTGCCAGGGAGTATGCCCTGATTTTGCAATTTTTGTTGAAAAATGGGAGGAATAATGAGTAGGGATGTTTTAACAGGAATCCATTTTTTAAGTGGTAATTATGCTTGTGTGGAAGGGGCAATAGCAGCTGGTTGTCGTTTTTATGCCGGCTATCCTATTACCCCTTCTAATGAAATTGCTGAAAGGATGTCTGCTAGATTGCCACAAGTAGGTGGAATATATATTCAGATGGAAGATGAGTTAGGTTCAATGGCTGCTATTTTAGGTGCCTCTTGGGGTGGAGCAAAATCTATGACAGCTACTTCTGGTCCAGGTTTTAGTTTAATGCAAGAAAATATTGGTCTTGGAGCTATGACAGAAACACCATGTGTGGTAGTAAATGTGATGAGAGGAGGCCCTTCTACTGGATTGCCTACATTAGTTGGTCAAGCAGATGTAATGCAAGCAAGATGGGGGAGTCATGGTGATTATGAAATTATTGCTATTTCTCCATCATCACCGCAAGAATGTTTTTCCTTTATGATAAAGGCATTTAATTTAGCAGAAATATGGAGAGTACCAGTAATTGTGCTCATGGATGAAGTAGTTGGTCATATGTGGGAAAAGGTAGTTATTCCTAAAAAAGAGGAAATAAAACTTGTTCCTAGACGCACTCCAACAAAACCACCAGAAATATTTAAACCATATAAAGCTGGAAAGGACTTAGTGCCAGAGATGGCTATTGCAGGCACAGGCTATAGGGTTCATGTAACTGGACTTACACATGATGAACGTGGTTATCCAGCAACCAATCCAGAGGCGCAGGCAAAACTTGTAAAAAGATTGGTAGAAAAGATAAGAAAAAATGTCAAAAAAATTGTTGAATATGAAGAATATAAGATGAAAGACGCAGAAGTAGTACTTGTAAGTTATGGTATTTCTGCTAGACTTTCCCGTCAAGCAGTAGACTGGGCTAGAGAAAAAGGGATAAAAGCAGGTCTTTTAAAATTAATTACTGTATGGCCATTTCCAGAAGAAGAGATAAATAAGCTTTCTAAAAAAGTAAAGGCATTGATTACTGTAGAAATAAATTTTGGACAGATATTCTTTGAAGTAGAAAGGTGTGCTAAAGGAAACTGTCCTTGTCTTTTAGTTAGTCATGCTGGTGGTACTACTCATGATCCAAATGATATCCTTTCTGTAATAGAGGAGGCAATAAAATGAGACCTTTAGAGAAAAAACAAATGCACCCTTTAGAAGTCCTCATACGCACTGAAAGAATGCCACATATTTTTTGTCCTGGTTGTGGTATTGGTACAGTATTGACAAGTTTTGTAGAGGCACTTCTTGAAAGTGAGCTTGATTTAGATAAAGTAGCAGTTTGTTCAGGTATTGGTTGTTCAAGTCGTGTGCCAGGATACCTTAAATTGGATGGCTTTCATACAACACATGGTAGATCTATTGCCTTTGCTACTGGTTTAAAATTAGCTAATCCAGACTTAACCGTGTTTATCTTTGCTGGTGATGGAGATTTGGTGGCAATAGGTGGTAATCACCTCATTCATGCAGCAAGAAGAAACATTGACATGAAGGTAATTTGCATAAACAATTTTAATTATGGTATGACAGGAGGGCAAGTTGGTCCAACTACTCCACTTAAAGCAAAAAGTACAACAAGTGTGTATGGAAACTTTGAAGAACCATTTAATTTGGTTCATCTTATGTGGGCTTGTGGGGCAGTTTATGTTGCTCGTTGGACATCAGCCCATCCTCATTATATAAAGCGCTCTATATTAGAAGCTTTGGAAAAACCTGGATTTTGTTTTATAGAGGTAATTACACCTTGTCCTACTAATTGGGGAAGAAGAAATAAGATGAGGACAGGGATTGATATGACAAAGTTTTTCTTAGAAAGGACAGTAATAAAACTTCATCCTGATCCTTCAGAGGCTCAAATTGAAATGGGGAATCCAATTGTATGTGGAGTTTTTGTTGATAGAGAAAGACCTGATTTTATCAGTGCCATGAAAGAGCAAGTGGCAGATAAAGTAAAAATTTATGAATTTAGAGGTGATGGTCGAGTGGAAATCCCACAAGTGCCTAAAAAATCAGTATTAACACCTTCTACTAAAAAGAAGTTAAAAGATATTTATAAGATAAAAATTGCTGGTCTTGGTGGGCAAGGTATGGGACTCTTAGGTTTAATTATTGGAAGGGCAGCTACTATATTTGATGGCAATGAAGCCCTTTACACTCAAGAATATGGCCCAGAGGCTAGAGGAGGAGCTTCTAGTTCAGCAATAATTATTTCTGAAAAAAAAGTAGATGTTCCTTATTTTGCTAAACCTGATGTCTTAATTATCATGGCTCAAGCTGCCTTTCGTAAGTATAAAAAATTACTCCATCCAGGATGCATTTTAATCATAAATAGTGATTTAGTTAAAGCAAAAGACATACCTGAAGGAATAAAAGTTTATGGTATTCCAGCTTCAAGAATGGCAGAAAAGCTTGGCCGTAGTATTGTAGCTAACATAGTGATATTAGGATTTTTTACTGCTATTACAGATATTATTAGTCTTGAAGCAGCAAAAGAGGCACTTAAAATGTCCATACCAAAGGGCACAGAAGAATTTAATTTAAAGGCATTTGAAAAAGGGTATGAATATGGAAAGGGTAAAAAAACAAATACCTGAATTTGACTATGAAAAGGTAGAAGTAAAAAAGGTTCCTATTTTTATTATGGGTAAAAGGTATGAGGTGCCTGAAGGGCTTACTATTATGAAAGCGGTTGAATATGCAGGTTATAGATATATACGTGGTTGTGGTTGCAGAGCTGGTATTTGTGGGGCTTGTGTTACTGTATATCGAATAGCAGGAGATTATCGACTTTACTTTGGACTTGCTTGTCAAACGCCTATTCAGCCTAATATGTATCTTACTCAAATTCCATTTGTTCCAGCAAATAAAGCTATTTATGACATTAATCAGCTTAAGCCAGATATTTTTACTATTGAAAAACTATACCCAGAAACTTTTCGTTGTCTTGCTTGTAATACATGTACCAAAGCCTGTCCAATGGAGATTCCAGTGATGGATTACATTCAGGCTTTAATTAAAGGCGATATAAAAAGTTGTGCTGAGATTTCCCATAGTTGCATTATGTGTGGGATGTGCAGTTTACGTTGTCCAGCAGAAATTCAACATTTTCATGTAGCCATGTTAGCTAGAAGATTATATGGAAAATATTTAATGCCTAAAGCAAAACATCTAGAAAAAAGAGTGAAACAGATAAAGGAAGGGAAATTTGATTGGATGTTAGATGAATTGATGAAATTATCAGATGAGGAATTAAAAAAACGTTATGCAGAAAGGGAATGGGAGCCAGAGCCTTATGATCCAAATTGGCGTCCAAAAGAAACAAAATATTTAATTATTGAGGATTGATTATGAAAACATCCGGATATCCAGAAAGTTTACAGGAGTCATTGGCAAAGGTAGAAAGTTCAAGGGCTAAGAGAGTTGAATTAGCTAAAAAACAAAAGTATTTCCATAAACTCTCACCTAATGAATATGAAGAAATTTTAAAAAAATATCATCCAGATTATAAGCCTGAAGGCAGAAAAAGATTAAAGGTTGGCCCAAATAAAGGAGAAAAATTACAAACAGAATTAATTGAAATATTACAAGGACAACCATGGATTGATCCTATTGATTTTAAAAAGAGATTAAAATCGCCTGATTTTAGTACCGATGTTTTAATTATTGGTGGAGGAGGGGCTGGAAGTACAGCTGCTTTAATGGCATCAGAAAATGGTTGTCAAGTGATTTTGGCAACAAAATTAAGACATGGGGATGCTAATACCATAATGGCAGAAGGAGGAATTCAGGCAGCTGATTTACCTTATGATTCACCTTATTATCACTTTTTAGATACAATTGGAGGGGGTCACTTCACTAATGACAAAAGGTTAGTAAGAACTTTAGTTTTAGATGCACCTATTGTTATTAAATGGCTTGAGGATCTAGGTGTAATGTTTGATAAGGAGCCAGATGGTACAATGAAGGAGTTAAAGGGAGGTGGTCTTTGTCGTCGTCGGATGCATTCTTCAAAAGATATGACAGGTCTAGAGATTATGAGAGTTTTACGAGATGAAGTTAGAAATAGAGCAGATAGGATTGAAATTTTGGAATTTTGTCCTGCTGTTGAGCTATTGTTAGATGAAACTGGAGCTATAGGTGGAGCAATTTTATATAACTTAGAAACAGAAGAATTTTTGGTAGCAAAGGCAAAGGCAGTAATTTTAGCTACTGGTGGTTATGGTCGTTTACACTTATATGGTTTTGCTACTACAAATCACTATGGAGCAACAGGAGATGGTTTAGTATTAGGTTATCGTTTAGGTATTCCTCTAAGAAATTTAAAATATGCCCAATTTCATCCTACAGGAGCTGCTTTTCCTGAACAATGCATAGGGATGCTTATTACTGAAAAAGTGAGAACCCTTGGAGCAGAGCCAATTAATTGTGATGGAGAAAGATTTTGTCATCCCCTTGAGCCAAGGGATGTGGAATCAGCTTTAATTATACGAGAATGTGTTGAAAGAAATAAAGGTGTAATTACGCCTACTGGTAGGGTTGGAGTTTGGCTTGATTCACCGATGATTGATATGATTTGGGGTGAAGGCACAGTTGAGAAAGCATTGGCAAGTAAATACTTACAATTTAAAAGGTATGGAATTGATATTGCTAAAGAGCCCATGCTTGTTTTTCCCACTTTACATTATCAAAATGGAGGTTTGGCTATTAATGAATGGGGTGAGACAGTAATACCTGGGCTCTTTGCAGCTGGAGAGGTAACAGGTGGAGTGCATGGAGATAATCGATTGATGGGTAATTCCCTCTTGGACATAAATGTCTTTGGTAGAAGAGCAGGAACAAAGGCAGCAGAATTTGCTAAAAAAAGAAAAAAAGTAAAGTCACTTACTTTAAAACATCTTGAAGAATATCTTAAAGCCTTAAAAGAAGCCAAGATAAAGCCACAAAAAAAATCGCCTATTATTTTGCCTGATTATAGGAAAAAAGAGATATTGGGGTAAATTTGAAATGAAAATTCATGAGTATCAAGCAAAGGAGCTATTTAAAAAATTTTTTATTTCTGTACCTGAAGGAAGATTAGCAGAAACAGTAGATGAAGTAAGACAGATTGCTGAAGAATTAGGTTTGCCTTTAGTAATTAAAGCTCAGATTCAAGCAGGTGGTCGAGGTAAAGGAGGGGGTATAAAACTGGCTAAAACTTTAGAAGAGGCAAAAAATATTGCTCAAAGTTTATTAGGAAAACCTTTGATCACACCTCAAACTGGACCAGAAGGGAAGATAGTAAGAAAGGTTTTAGTAGAAAAGGCAGTTAATATTAAAAAAGAATTTTATGTAGGTCTTGTGATAGATAGAAGTAAAAATAGACCAGTTATAATGGTCAGCCCTGCTGGTGGAATGGAGATAGAAGAGCTGGCTAGAGAAAAGCCAGAGTTAATTTTTAAAGAAACAATTGATCCTTTTTTAGGATTTTTACCTTATCAAGCAAGAAATTTATGTTTTAAAACCGGTCTTCCTGTAAAAGAGGCAACAAAATTATTAATTTCTTTATATAAATTATTTGTGGATTATGATTGCTCATTAGCTGAAATAAATCCATTAGCTATTACAGAAGATAATAAGCTTTTGGCTATAGATGCCAAATTAAATTTTGATGATAGTGCCCTTTATCGCCATCCAGATATAAAAGAGATGC is a genomic window containing:
- a CDS encoding 4Fe-4S dicluster domain-containing protein — its product is MKLARKPLNLEKFKIPRGKITIFPERCKGCSLCIEYCPNEVLEFSEDFNEKGYHYPVIKPGKEKECIFCQFCQGVCPDFAIFVEKWEE
- a CDS encoding 2-oxoacid:acceptor oxidoreductase subunit alpha → MSRDVLTGIHFLSGNYACVEGAIAAGCRFYAGYPITPSNEIAERMSARLPQVGGIYIQMEDELGSMAAILGASWGGAKSMTATSGPGFSLMQENIGLGAMTETPCVVVNVMRGGPSTGLPTLVGQADVMQARWGSHGDYEIIAISPSSPQECFSFMIKAFNLAEIWRVPVIVLMDEVVGHMWEKVVIPKKEEIKLVPRRTPTKPPEIFKPYKAGKDLVPEMAIAGTGYRVHVTGLTHDERGYPATNPEAQAKLVKRLVEKIRKNVKKIVEYEEYKMKDAEVVLVSYGISARLSRQAVDWAREKGIKAGLLKLITVWPFPEEEINKLSKKVKALITVEINFGQIFFEVERCAKGNCPCLLVSHAGGTTHDPNDILSVIEEAIK
- a CDS encoding thiamine pyrophosphate-dependent enzyme, giving the protein MRPLEKKQMHPLEVLIRTERMPHIFCPGCGIGTVLTSFVEALLESELDLDKVAVCSGIGCSSRVPGYLKLDGFHTTHGRSIAFATGLKLANPDLTVFIFAGDGDLVAIGGNHLIHAARRNIDMKVICINNFNYGMTGGQVGPTTPLKAKSTTSVYGNFEEPFNLVHLMWACGAVYVARWTSAHPHYIKRSILEALEKPGFCFIEVITPCPTNWGRRNKMRTGIDMTKFFLERTVIKLHPDPSEAQIEMGNPIVCGVFVDRERPDFISAMKEQVADKVKIYEFRGDGRVEIPQVPKKSVLTPSTKKKLKDIYKIKIAGLGGQGMGLLGLIIGRAATIFDGNEALYTQEYGPEARGGASSSAIIISEKKVDVPYFAKPDVLIIMAQAAFRKYKKLLHPGCILIINSDLVKAKDIPEGIKVYGIPASRMAEKLGRSIVANIVILGFFTAITDIISLEAAKEALKMSIPKGTEEFNLKAFEKGYEYGKGKKTNT
- a CDS encoding 4Fe-4S dicluster domain-containing protein, whose translation is MERVKKQIPEFDYEKVEVKKVPIFIMGKRYEVPEGLTIMKAVEYAGYRYIRGCGCRAGICGACVTVYRIAGDYRLYFGLACQTPIQPNMYLTQIPFVPANKAIYDINQLKPDIFTIEKLYPETFRCLACNTCTKACPMEIPVMDYIQALIKGDIKSCAEISHSCIMCGMCSLRCPAEIQHFHVAMLARRLYGKYLMPKAKHLEKRVKQIKEGKFDWMLDELMKLSDEELKKRYAEREWEPEPYDPNWRPKETKYLIIED
- a CDS encoding FAD-binding protein; protein product: MKTSGYPESLQESLAKVESSRAKRVELAKKQKYFHKLSPNEYEEILKKYHPDYKPEGRKRLKVGPNKGEKLQTELIEILQGQPWIDPIDFKKRLKSPDFSTDVLIIGGGGAGSTAALMASENGCQVILATKLRHGDANTIMAEGGIQAADLPYDSPYYHFLDTIGGGHFTNDKRLVRTLVLDAPIVIKWLEDLGVMFDKEPDGTMKELKGGGLCRRRMHSSKDMTGLEIMRVLRDEVRNRADRIEILEFCPAVELLLDETGAIGGAILYNLETEEFLVAKAKAVILATGGYGRLHLYGFATTNHYGATGDGLVLGYRLGIPLRNLKYAQFHPTGAAFPEQCIGMLITEKVRTLGAEPINCDGERFCHPLEPRDVESALIIRECVERNKGVITPTGRVGVWLDSPMIDMIWGEGTVEKALASKYLQFKRYGIDIAKEPMLVFPTLHYQNGGLAINEWGETVIPGLFAAGEVTGGVHGDNRLMGNSLLDINVFGRRAGTKAAEFAKKRKKVKSLTLKHLEEYLKALKEAKIKPQKKSPIILPDYRKKEILG
- the sucC gene encoding ADP-forming succinate--CoA ligase subunit beta encodes the protein MKIHEYQAKELFKKFFISVPEGRLAETVDEVRQIAEELGLPLVIKAQIQAGGRGKGGGIKLAKTLEEAKNIAQSLLGKPLITPQTGPEGKIVRKVLVEKAVNIKKEFYVGLVIDRSKNRPVIMVSPAGGMEIEELAREKPELIFKETIDPFLGFLPYQARNLCFKTGLPVKEATKLLISLYKLFVDYDCSLAEINPLAITEDNKLLAIDAKLNFDDSALYRHPDIKEMLDPEELDPLEYEAMKHRLNYVRLDGNVGIMVNGAGLAMATMDVIKLYGAKPANFLDVGGGANVEMISQGLKILLSDPNVKLIFINIFGGILRCDVLAEGLIEAAKKVNINVPILIRLEGTNVEKGRKMLSDSDLNFIVAKDISDAGKKIMEILRG